The following coding sequences are from one Leptospira stimsonii window:
- a CDS encoding phosphatase PAP2 family protein produces the protein MSWFQDSFWFGNGFLETLRGTALDPALGWMTLLFHHLGGNLFFMILLSSVYIFWDRRLGIRLGIGLLSSGIVNGLAKAFFESPRPLLAWMGPGSLTEFAYGFPSGHVQTSVVIWGLLFLNTKSKPLRWLAGIVILLMPLSRMYAGVHFPGDVLGGFILGLLGLLFVQLLFRYVPELEASHPFPGQNLSNTKTLSLVIIVITLPSVLLHSDRVGIEKAKSYEQVISASGALAGFLIGILISKYHSLDWRPMKTRDESLRRMGILIAGVLLFYFLPGYLVQKLFPENPVARYLRYGIVSSYIAFFSVYLLSLWREKADFKK, from the coding sequence ATGAGTTGGTTTCAAGACTCTTTTTGGTTTGGGAATGGATTTTTAGAAACGTTGCGTGGAACGGCGTTGGATCCTGCGCTTGGTTGGATGACTCTTTTGTTTCATCATCTCGGAGGAAATCTTTTCTTTATGATTCTTCTTTCGAGTGTTTATATTTTTTGGGATCGCAGATTAGGGATTCGGCTCGGGATCGGACTTCTTTCCTCCGGAATCGTGAACGGTTTGGCGAAGGCGTTTTTTGAAAGTCCGAGACCCTTACTCGCATGGATGGGACCTGGGAGTCTCACTGAATTCGCGTACGGATTTCCATCGGGTCACGTGCAAACCTCCGTGGTGATCTGGGGACTTCTCTTTCTCAACACAAAATCGAAACCGCTTCGATGGCTCGCGGGAATCGTAATCTTATTGATGCCGTTATCGAGAATGTATGCGGGAGTTCATTTTCCAGGAGACGTGCTCGGAGGATTTATATTAGGACTTCTTGGACTTCTTTTTGTTCAGCTGTTATTTCGATACGTGCCGGAGTTGGAAGCATCGCATCCGTTTCCGGGACAAAATCTTTCCAATACAAAAACACTTTCTTTGGTCATCATCGTGATCACACTTCCATCGGTTTTATTACACTCGGATCGAGTCGGAATCGAAAAAGCAAAGTCGTATGAGCAGGTGATTTCCGCGAGCGGAGCGCTCGCGGGATTCTTGATCGGAATTCTGATTTCAAAATATCATTCTTTGGATTGGAGACCCATGAAGACACGGGATGAAAGTCTGAGAAGGATGGGGATTTTGATTGCGGGAGTTTTACTTTTTTATTTTCTTCCGGGTTATCTCGTTCAGAAACTCTTCCCCGAAAATCCGGTTGCAAGATACCTTAGGTACGGGATCGTTAGCAGTTACATCGCTTTTTTCTCGGTATATCTCTTGTCACTTTGGAGAGAGAAAGCAGATTTCAAAAAATAG
- a CDS encoding lysophospholipid acyltransferase family protein, with amino-acid sequence METQTESDLLESLFLIPREPVKQFLRTLLNLVYSVEVTGLENIPETGGAVLISNHTDNLDVIVQGTSVLRKVIYLGKYELFHPQETVLELLNDPNSPLNTFPLSLMKQTLVVALNALGDLQGKQLMHWGGHPILRAHNVKDAKSAAQYYEELENYMVELIQKGELISVYPQGTRVENVEPGSFKALSAKLAIRAGVPIIPSGINGAWRMMKPEAFLTGKAFGTKITYNIGKPIYPDQFPKEPLKKAAKMVTEELENRVRKLIDSPEK; translated from the coding sequence ATGGAAACCCAAACAGAATCCGACCTTCTTGAAAGTCTTTTCCTCATTCCCAGAGAACCGGTAAAACAATTTCTCCGAACCCTGCTCAACCTCGTCTATTCCGTAGAGGTAACCGGTTTGGAAAACATTCCGGAAACCGGAGGAGCCGTCCTCATTTCGAATCACACGGACAACCTGGATGTAATCGTACAAGGAACCTCCGTTTTAAGAAAAGTGATTTATCTCGGAAAATACGAATTGTTTCATCCTCAAGAAACCGTTCTCGAACTTCTTAACGATCCGAATTCTCCCCTCAATACGTTCCCCTTAAGCCTGATGAAACAAACCCTCGTGGTCGCGCTCAACGCATTGGGAGATCTCCAAGGTAAACAACTGATGCACTGGGGTGGTCATCCGATTCTAAGAGCGCATAACGTGAAAGACGCGAAATCCGCGGCGCAGTATTATGAAGAATTGGAAAATTATATGGTGGAGCTGATCCAAAAAGGGGAACTCATTTCGGTCTATCCTCAAGGAACCAGGGTCGAAAACGTGGAACCCGGATCCTTCAAAGCATTGTCCGCAAAACTCGCGATCCGCGCCGGAGTTCCGATCATACCAAGCGGCATCAATGGCGCCTGGAGAATGATGAAACCCGAAGCCTTTCTTACGGGAAAAGCGTTCGGCACAAAAATCACTTACAATATCGGAAAGCCGATCTATCCGGATCAGTTTCCAAAAGAACCCCTCAAAAAAGCCGCAAAAATGGTGACCGAAGAATTGGAGAATCGGGTGAGAAAACTCATCGATTCCCCTGAAAAATAA
- a CDS encoding oligosaccharide flippase family protein, which yields MLKLTGKVKKVSNLVVQFRKSGMFKSSLFVSISKAISSLLNLVFMVYSVNILTKSENGLFQYYAGFLPVLLAIAEFGLPAALVKFLAPVTGDKQKIGVLLSSSMWIKLGALGALALISLIGAVLLRESSIVVALLVLGSFVLSFNSFFESIFICFGNYISLSFWNPLPNLVRLLVLYAADHLSQRALGHLDILAIFTASPMFVLVLFFFVFPRNQLYWSGAKEQVKEMTSTLTSFNGYAFLASIFAMISDRMEIFFLKWYHSQESAAVYGTALQLFSGFVILFSVINSLIYPKLSRLVDSEEFPKFLWKSMLLAVGMAVLLSPGFFLAEWILNLLFRGKYADSIGVFQILYPNYMLQLVFSPLGIALFALGQPRMLAFLALLRLVCGLVLANVLIPEYGPTGAASSYFLGQIVSWLILTGYFLAFFRR from the coding sequence ATGTTAAAACTGACAGGGAAGGTGAAAAAAGTTTCGAACCTCGTGGTTCAATTCCGGAAATCCGGAATGTTCAAGTCCTCCCTGTTTGTAAGCATCTCCAAGGCGATTTCCTCGCTTCTTAATCTTGTGTTCATGGTATATTCCGTGAACATACTCACGAAAAGTGAGAACGGACTCTTTCAATACTACGCCGGATTTTTACCCGTACTTCTTGCGATCGCAGAATTCGGACTTCCCGCGGCGCTCGTAAAATTTCTCGCACCCGTAACCGGAGACAAACAAAAGATCGGAGTTCTTTTGTCCTCTTCGATGTGGATCAAGCTCGGAGCGTTGGGAGCGTTGGCTCTCATCAGTCTGATCGGAGCGGTGCTATTGCGGGAAAGTTCGATCGTAGTCGCACTTTTGGTCCTGGGAAGTTTTGTTCTTTCGTTCAACTCGTTTTTCGAAAGTATCTTTATCTGTTTCGGAAATTACATCTCCTTGTCGTTTTGGAATCCGCTTCCGAATCTGGTGAGGCTACTCGTATTGTATGCGGCCGATCATCTTTCCCAAAGGGCTCTCGGGCATTTGGACATACTCGCGATATTTACCGCGTCTCCAATGTTCGTCTTGGTTCTATTCTTCTTTGTGTTTCCGAGAAACCAACTCTACTGGAGCGGAGCGAAGGAGCAGGTGAAGGAGATGACATCGACCCTGACTTCGTTCAACGGATACGCGTTCTTGGCGTCCATTTTCGCGATGATTTCGGATCGGATGGAAATCTTTTTTTTGAAGTGGTATCATTCTCAGGAATCTGCGGCCGTGTATGGAACCGCCTTACAATTGTTCAGCGGGTTCGTGATCTTATTTTCGGTGATCAATTCTCTCATCTATCCAAAACTATCCCGGCTCGTTGACTCCGAGGAATTTCCGAAATTTCTCTGGAAGTCTATGCTCCTCGCGGTCGGGATGGCGGTGTTGTTGTCTCCGGGATTTTTTCTCGCGGAGTGGATTCTCAACTTATTGTTCCGAGGAAAATACGCGGATTCGATCGGGGTCTTTCAGATACTCTATCCGAATTATATGTTACAACTCGTTTTTTCTCCGTTAGGAATCGCGTTATTCGCGCTTGGACAACCTCGGATGCTCGCGTTTCTTGCGCTACTCAGATTGGTCTGCGGACTTGTGCTCGCGAACGTATTGATACCCGAGTATGGGCCGACGGGCGCCGCATCCTCTTACTTTTTGGGTCAGATCGTATCCTGGCTCATTCTGACCGGATATTTCCTTGCATTCTTCCGAAGATGA